The Changchengzhania lutea genomic sequence TAAAATTAATTTTGGAGAAAATAAATGACGTTAATACGGATGGCTTTCCGGTAGTTTTTATGGGCGATTTTAATGCAGAGCCGAATAGTAATTTAATTAAAAATCTTAAACAGAAGATGGATGATTCAAAAGATATGGCTAAAATTACTTTTGGATCTAAGGGAACGTTTAATGGCTTTAAATTTGAAGAACCAGTGATTAAAAGAATCGATTATATAATGGTATCAAAATCTAATGTTGAAATTGAGAAATATGGGGCCTTGTCAAGTTCTGTGGATTTAAAATACCCTTCAGACCATTTCCCAGTCTTAACTGAATTAAAGCTTAAAGAATAGGTGGTTTAAGAGTCATGTTTCAAATTTTATATTCCCTAGATACAAGAATGATATGCTACTTACGACCCTGTTTTTAAGTTGTAGATTAATATACGTGTTGGTCTAAAAAGTCAATAATCCTTTCTATAGCGCTTTTTAAATGCTTAGGCAGATCAGGCTTTTGCCAAGGGTGCTGTCCACCAAACACATGATTCGCACCATCGATTATATTAAGTTCACTTTCTGGATTCCATTGATGAAGTAATTTGGCTTCATCTATACTCACACTGGTATCATTATTTCCATGAATAATTAAATGAGGAATTTTCAAATTTGAAACTGCGCGCTTTATAGTCAATCTATCTTCATTCTTAATAAAGTCCATATAGAACTGAAAATAATGTGGCATGTGTTGTTTTGTCCTTCCATTTAAAACATATTTTACTCCGTCAAGTCTCCAACTTTCTATATCTCCTATAGTAGCTGTTCTTTTTCCAAAATCACAAACACCAGCAAGACTTATAACAGTTTTGACGCGCGTATCTTCTTCAGCCTTTATGGATACAATGCCACCACCACGGCTATGACCAATAAGCGTGATGTTTCTAGCGTTGCCTATTTTAATTATTTCCTCATTTGATGCGGCCCAATCAATGACTGTTTGTAAATCATCTAATTCTTTAGTATAGTTATTATTTCCGAAAGCTTCTAAATCTGGAAAATCCAGAGGCTGCTCAACGGTACCGCCATTATGTGAAAAGTTGAATTTTATAAAGATGTAACCCGTGTTAGCAAAAGTGTTCGCCATAAAATGCCACGCACCCCAATCTTTAAAACCTTTGTAGCCGTGACAGAATATGATAATTGGAGCATTAATTTTTTTTTCAGGATAGGTGACGTCGATCAAAATGGGTCTATCATGTATGCCGTCAATTATGAATTCTTTTGTATGTATCATGTGATGTTTTTTTCTTCAAATGGAATATTTAAATTACAAATTTCCATAATAAGTCTTTTCAATTCTTGAGTAAAACGGTTTAAGGTATCTTGGGTTATTAAAGATTCTTTTTTGTGGCTTTTAGGACTTTCTTTTTTAGCAAATTTTAAAAACCCGCTATTTAAATTCTTAAACGATATGATTCCAGCTTCAACGGGGAGTTTGATATCATTTGAGAGTGACATCATATAGGCGTACATTAAAACCTGAAAACTTTTGCTGTGTTTTTTGTAATCTGTGGTGATATCTTCCCAATGAACCAGTTCTACATCACCTTGGTTGACACGGCCAGATTTATAATCAATGATTCTAGTAACCCCGTTAAATTCGTCCACCCGATCTATTTTGCCAGTAAGCTTGACCGTATAATCAAGTTCAGGGATATCAATGGCGACAGTGTTTTCTAGCTCAATCCCGATAATTTTTATAGTATTTCCAGCGTGTAAAGATGCTATTTCTGAATCTAAAAAATTAGAGATATAGCGTTTGGCAATTTCGAAAATAATCAGGTTTTTACCTTTGGTAATATCCCCTTCTTTGTAAATAGCCTTAAAGTGATATGTGACCCTTTTATCAATTTGCAACTTCATATTTTTTATGGCATCGATGCTCAAATATGAATCTATTATTGGTTTGTAGAAATCTTCAAGGGTGTTGTGCACCACGGTGCCTAGTGTGTTGGCAGCTACAGTTTCTTCAACGTCATCATGTTCTTTGATTTTAAGTATTTTTTGATAATAAAAACCTATTGGATTTCTAATATAATTAGTTAAAGATGATGGTGAAAAGCCTTTGCTTGCGACTTCTTTAAGTTCAAGATGCAAACCATTGGTTTTATAAATGATGTTAGGAGCATTATCAATTATTGGTACTTGTGGGGTGATAATTTGATGATGCAAATCATGTATATTCTCTAATTCGAGCTGTCTTATAAACCTGCTTTTCTCGCCGCCAGTTAACACATCGGCCTCGGTATTATACAATATGTACACATTTTTGGCGCGCTGCAAAAGCCTATAAAAGTGATAGGTGTAAACAGCATCTTTTTCTTTATACGTGGGTAGGTTATTCTCAATTTTTACATCAAACGGGATAAAGGAATTATTGCTTTTTCCTGAGGGTAATACCCCCTCATTTACGGATGAAATTATGACAGTTTCAAAATCAAGAACACGAGATTCCAGCATACCCATTATTTGTAAACCTTGTAAGGGCTCGCCTTGAAAATCCAAAGTTTCAGAACTCAGCAATTCTTTATAAATGGTATATAAGGTGGTCAAATTTTTAATGTGTTTATAGCGTATGTTTAATAGTGTAATTTCATTGAATAGCTCATTAAAGCGGAATAAATATTCCAATGCTAAAACATTAGAAGCTTTTTTTAGGCTAAGATATTTTTTAATCAATAATATAAGTTGCGTACAATTTTGCAAAACATTTGAAATGGAGCCTTTCCAATTACTAAACAACACGTCTATAATGGTATTAGTATGTGTTTGTGCTATTTCTTTTAATCGCTCAGAAGTCAGGTAGATTAAATTATTGCGCTCTATGGTTTCA encodes the following:
- a CDS encoding alpha/beta hydrolase family protein; translation: MIHTKEFIIDGIHDRPILIDVTYPEKKINAPIIIFCHGYKGFKDWGAWHFMANTFANTGYIFIKFNFSHNGGTVEQPLDFPDLEAFGNNNYTKELDDLQTVIDWAASNEEIIKIGNARNITLIGHSRGGGIVSIKAEEDTRVKTVISLAGVCDFGKRTATIGDIESWRLDGVKYVLNGRTKQHMPHYFQFYMDFIKNEDRLTIKRAVSNLKIPHLIIHGNNDTSVSIDEAKLLHQWNPESELNIIDGANHVFGGQHPWQKPDLPKHLKSAIERIIDFLDQHVY
- a CDS encoding PD-(D/E)XK nuclease family protein, which translates into the protein MTNFIYDVLLDLQKSDTNLSQLTFVLPSKRAGVFLRHQLSKVNNRTIFAPKIISIEAFVEELAQIKTISNTELLFEFYSIYSNLTNPGSTDNFDTFSKWAQILLQDFNEIDRYLIPQKQIFDYLSAIQDINHWSVAEPKTEFVANYLIFWNKLHQYYDALKDHLLNQKKGYQGLIYREAVENLGSYIHNNPEKQHVFLGFNALNTAEETIIQELLQHGLAKIYWDIDAHFMKNSEHDAALFTRHHKVHWPYFKSHPFHWITDNYLKKKHISVYGIPKNIGQAKCIGSILKNIKQDTGTLQKTAVVLGDENLLIPVLNSLPQQIDALNITMGFPLKSIPLASLFEELFTLHKHTKNPFYFKDVINIVSHQFVRPLFIINDIDYAALIIETIERNNLIYLTSERLKEIAQTHTNTIIDVLFSNWKGSISNVLQNCTQLILLIKKYLSLKKASNVLALEYLFRFNELFNEITLLNIRYKHIKNLTTLYTIYKELLSSETLDFQGEPLQGLQIMGMLESRVLDFETVIISSVNEGVLPSGKSNNSFIPFDVKIENNLPTYKEKDAVYTYHFYRLLQRAKNVYILYNTEADVLTGGEKSRFIRQLELENIHDLHHQIITPQVPIIDNAPNIIYKTNGLHLELKEVASKGFSPSSLTNYIRNPIGFYYQKILKIKEHDDVEETVAANTLGTVVHNTLEDFYKPIIDSYLSIDAIKNMKLQIDKRVTYHFKAIYKEGDITKGKNLIIFEIAKRYISNFLDSEIASLHAGNTIKIIGIELENTVAIDIPELDYTVKLTGKIDRVDEFNGVTRIIDYKSGRVNQGDVELVHWEDITTDYKKHSKSFQVLMYAYMMSLSNDIKLPVEAGIISFKNLNSGFLKFAKKESPKSHKKESLITQDTLNRFTQELKRLIMEICNLNIPFEEKNIT